A single region of the Hymenobacter siberiensis genome encodes:
- a CDS encoding response regulator codes for MLTILLIDDNALIRANTAELLKLAGYAVLVAENGQLGVALALETRPNLVVCDIMMPVLDGYGVLQIFNQNERLAGVPFIFLTAKTERTDQRRGMELGADDYLTKPFNKAELLSAIGGRLARFRHLRPDYDLQAGGWCEFLADARVVGQLDELADKQKVHAFRKKQDIFQAGDEPLRAYLVRSGRVKTMHSTAAGKELITEFYGPGEFFGYLPLLDGTSHFDTAVTVEDTELVYLPQADFMALLLRDPDVSQQFIRLLAGRVRARELQLVGMAYASLRRRVADALLHLHARADADPAAGITITREDLSALVGTPPESLSRTLNEFRQEGLVELTPGNVRLLHPDQLRRGKW; via the coding sequence ATGCTGACCATTCTGCTGATTGACGACAACGCCCTCATTCGCGCCAACACGGCCGAGCTGCTGAAGCTGGCCGGCTACGCGGTGCTGGTGGCCGAAAACGGCCAGCTAGGCGTCGCGCTGGCCCTGGAAACCCGGCCCAACCTGGTGGTGTGCGACATCATGATGCCGGTGCTGGACGGCTACGGCGTGCTCCAAATTTTCAACCAGAACGAGCGGCTGGCGGGCGTGCCCTTCATCTTCCTCACCGCCAAAACTGAGCGCACCGACCAGCGCCGGGGCATGGAGCTGGGGGCCGACGACTACCTCACCAAGCCCTTCAACAAGGCCGAGCTGCTGAGCGCCATCGGGGGCCGGCTGGCCCGCTTCCGCCACCTGCGCCCCGACTACGACCTGCAGGCCGGGGGCTGGTGCGAGTTTCTGGCCGATGCCCGCGTAGTCGGCCAGCTCGACGAGCTGGCCGACAAGCAGAAAGTGCACGCCTTCCGCAAGAAGCAGGACATTTTCCAGGCCGGCGACGAGCCCCTGCGGGCCTACCTGGTGCGCAGCGGCCGCGTGAAAACGATGCACAGCACGGCGGCCGGCAAAGAGCTGATTACCGAGTTTTACGGCCCCGGCGAGTTCTTCGGCTATCTGCCCCTGCTCGACGGCACCTCGCATTTCGACACCGCCGTGACGGTGGAAGACACCGAGCTGGTGTACCTGCCGCAGGCCGATTTTATGGCCCTACTGCTGCGCGACCCCGACGTTAGCCAGCAGTTTATCCGGCTGCTGGCCGGCCGGGTGCGGGCCCGCGAATTGCAGCTGGTGGGCATGGCCTACGCTTCGTTGCGCCGCCGCGTGGCCGATGCCCTGCTGCACCTGCACGCCCGCGCCGATGCCGACCCGGCGGCGGGCATCACCATTACCCGCGAGGATTTATCGGCCCTGGTGGGCACGCCCCCCGAGTCGCTAAGCCGCACGCTCAACGAGTTTCGGCAGGAGGGCCTGGTGGAGCTCACGCCCGGCAACGTGCGCCTGCTGCACCCCGACCAGCTGCGCCGGGGGAAGTGGTAG
- a CDS encoding PAS domain-containing sensor histidine kinase, which translates to MVAPIPLLPPGAAFPAELLPALLDVSLAAVLLLRPVYTPGGGKPADFAVEYLSPAAQRNWGQPERPGGTLLKYFPHLPASGVLDFYRQVFETDTPGRYEVHSQTNGFDSYFYVAARRQGPWLLVSFTDTAEQPRGALEKALRESQAREWAAGATAEAQRQRLLGLIGQAPVVIALLQGPTHVIELANEGFRRAFGHRPLVGRTYRAAAPELADQHLFEHLDAVYRTGEAFRASEMLVHLDQTNSGQLDPFYYNFVYQATREATGEVSGVLIIATDVTALVLARQRVQALNEELRLSNAELEHQVTDRTHALLVTLQQLERRGRELTQALAAEQALGELKSRFVSMASHEFRTPLTVVLTSADLIAEYPAADQQPDRLRHVAHIRTAVEHLNDLLEEFLSADRLEEGKLVAHPANCDPAALLVETVAAVQGLRKAGQTIVVQAYDGAIRLDDSLLRKILLNLLSNALKYSGENAVVTVAMECRNNELLLKVQDQGIGISPADQEHLFERFFRAHNATELPGTGLGLFIIAKYLELMDGHIALHSELGVGTTFTVTIPYADHSAD; encoded by the coding sequence CGCGTTGCTGGACGTATCGCTGGCGGCGGTGCTGCTGCTGCGCCCGGTGTACACGCCGGGCGGGGGCAAACCGGCCGATTTTGCGGTGGAGTACCTGAGCCCGGCCGCGCAGCGCAACTGGGGGCAGCCCGAGCGGCCGGGGGGCACCCTGCTGAAGTATTTCCCGCACCTGCCAGCCAGTGGGGTGCTGGATTTTTACCGCCAGGTCTTCGAAACCGACACGCCCGGCCGCTACGAAGTCCATTCCCAGACCAATGGCTTCGATAGCTATTTCTACGTGGCCGCCCGGCGGCAGGGGCCGTGGCTGCTGGTGAGCTTTACTGACACGGCCGAGCAGCCCCGTGGCGCCCTAGAGAAGGCCCTGCGCGAAAGCCAGGCCCGCGAATGGGCGGCCGGGGCCACGGCCGAAGCCCAGCGCCAGCGCCTCCTGGGCCTCATCGGGCAGGCGCCGGTGGTAATTGCCCTGCTACAAGGTCCCACGCATGTCATTGAACTGGCCAACGAGGGCTTCCGGCGGGCCTTTGGCCACCGCCCGCTGGTGGGGCGCACCTACCGCGCGGCTGCCCCCGAGCTGGCTGACCAGCACCTGTTCGAGCACCTCGATGCGGTGTACCGCACGGGCGAGGCCTTTCGGGCCAGCGAAATGCTCGTGCACCTCGACCAGACCAACTCGGGCCAGCTCGACCCGTTTTACTACAACTTCGTGTACCAGGCCACCCGCGAGGCGACCGGGGAAGTGAGCGGCGTGCTAATCATCGCCACCGACGTGACCGCGCTGGTGCTGGCCCGCCAGCGGGTGCAGGCCCTCAACGAGGAGCTGCGCCTGAGCAACGCCGAGCTGGAACACCAAGTAACCGACCGTACCCACGCCCTGCTCGTGACGCTGCAGCAGTTGGAGCGCCGGGGCCGCGAGCTGACCCAGGCCCTGGCCGCTGAGCAGGCGCTGGGCGAGCTGAAATCGCGCTTCGTGAGCATGGCCTCACACGAGTTTCGCACGCCCCTCACGGTGGTGCTCACCTCGGCCGACCTCATTGCCGAATACCCCGCCGCCGACCAGCAGCCCGACCGCCTGCGGCACGTGGCGCACATTCGTACGGCCGTGGAGCACCTCAACGACCTGCTGGAAGAATTCCTGTCGGCCGACCGCCTGGAGGAAGGCAAGCTCGTGGCCCACCCCGCCAACTGCGACCCGGCCGCCCTGCTGGTCGAAACCGTGGCCGCCGTGCAGGGCCTGCGCAAGGCCGGCCAGACCATTGTGGTGCAGGCCTACGACGGGGCCATTCGGCTCGATGATTCGCTGCTACGCAAAATTCTGCTCAACCTGCTGTCCAATGCCCTCAAGTATTCCGGCGAAAACGCCGTGGTGACCGTGGCGATGGAGTGCCGAAATAATGAGCTGCTGCTCAAGGTTCAGGACCAGGGCATCGGCATTTCGCCGGCCGACCAAGAGCACTTGTTCGAGCGGTTTTTTCGGGCTCACAATGCCACCGAGCTGCCCGGCACCGGGCTGGGCCTTTTCATTATTGCCAAGTACCTGGAGCTGATGGACGGCCACATTGCCCTGCACAGCGAGCTGGGCGTTGGCACCACCTTCACCGTTACCATTCCCTATGCTGACCATTCTGCTGATTGA